The Panicum virgatum strain AP13 chromosome 3N, P.virgatum_v5, whole genome shotgun sequence genome includes the window TGAGACTCAGAAGCTGCAGTGGTTCTGTTTCATTTTCAGCCTCTGAAAAAACTCTTGTCTTGTCAGCTACAACACCATCAGAAATTCTTCTGAGACGCTTACTTCTTTGTTCAGATGTTTTCTCTGCAATCTTCACTGCACTATCCCCTGTTATTTCAAGTTTTCGTCGACTGTTTTTATCTATTTTTGAGGACCTTTCTGAAGGCTGGTCCTCAGGTGCTTCAACCTCCAAACCATCGTCTTGTGGGGAAGAAGTCTCTGCAGATTTATCACTAGAGCAAAGAAATCTACTGCTGTTGCCAGAGACCTTGTTTCCTCCACTTGAAGtatttctctcttttttgcTGCTGTTCTTCTTGCATCGCTTTGCATCAATAGTTACAGGCATATCTGTATCTTGGTTAGCAGCATcagatctttttgtaaataactTAACACAATTGGGCagttttgaattcttgttggtCCTAGCCCTTGCCAACTTTCTGTTCTTAATTTCTTTAGAATTGTCAGGCCGAGCCGCATTGGCATTACTTTCATGGTCTAACTTATCAAATGAACAACCAAGATTCATATCATCAACATCATCTGTCTCTGTGATTTGATCTAGAACATTCTTCGATTTACCCTGAACAGACAAAACAGCTAAGTTAGATACACACAAAATGCAAAAACTACATGAATAGTCAGATTGCAGAGGTGGCAGAAGAACTGGAAGTATAGAGCTACTGCCTCATTTAACAAAAATACCTGTTTTTTCAGTGGAGTAGATCGCAGCTCAGGAGAGCAAGGTCTTTGGCTCCATTCAAACATTTCACTGTCAAATATCTCTGAAACCTCAGCTTTGCTCTACAGCACATGGAACCAAATGGTGTGCACAGAAGTCAGCcaggaaataaaaataaaaaaagcaaaaaaaatacTCAGAAAAACTTACATTAGGAGTAGCATTATTAGGTGTTTCCTCATCAGAATCTATGAGATCACTGAAGGTAGGTGCATTGTGACGCAAGGGTGTTTCCAATGATAGTGGCTCACTTGAAGTTCCAGCAGTgccaccttcttcttcctcttctccccgCAGCCAAAAAAAAGGTGATAATGAAGGGCTCTCTGGTCTATCAGAATTCagtgttttatttttgtcctcTTCAGCATCACCATTCAGCTTAGTTTTTTGCTCTTCAGGCTTCATAATCTTTTTGGGCCTTGTTGGCGTCTCAGATTCAGGAAATGGCGTCACGTGTATTCTTTTGTTTGTGGAGATTGAAGGCTTTGTAGTAGGACAAGATGCAGAAGCTGCAGTAGCCTTGGATGTATTATTTTCCTTCTTGGATGCTACCTTCTTTTTCCGCGACCTTTTAGCCTTGCTGCCACTGTTCCCACAACATTGTGATCCATCTTCAAGTAAAAGTAAGAAAGTAAGTCTAGTATAATTGTTCGATTTCTCTGGAATTCAATTGTTACAGAGAGTCAAAGACGTAAAACAGCAAATATGCTCAAATAGACTCAATGTCTGTGGTCACAAGACAGAGATGCAAAACAATCGCTGTAAGTATGTAACTAAATCTTGCTCATGTGCCATAAAACAGGAAACTAAATAAAGATTTCTAATTACCTGCAACCTTGGGTGCAGGAGCCAGCTGTGTTGACACAACACTAGTACCTGCTGCAGCTTCCATACTTTTGAAAACAGCCACCAAATTGTCCATGTGAGGTGCTGGCCGTATTTCTACAAGCAAAAGACAATCACATGCAATAAGTTTTGCACAAGAGATCAAGGAATTACCCAAGCATTTGCAGTAAATACAGCTTTCATCAAAATCAGATAATACCAAATTTTATAAATGCACCAACGGAGCCCAACAAATCATTGTCGGTGCAGATTCCATTATCTAAAACGTTTGTGCGGATTTGGAATTTCTTCAGTTAATTTCTACACCAAGCAATTCAGTTACTGCAACAATCACCGCACCAACGAACTAACCTCTTCGACGGAATGGGACCTTGCACACCGGGCAGCTGGAGGAAGATTTCATCGACTCCGTCAAGCAGCCGCTGCAATAAGAGACGTGTGAAATCAAATCGAGCAAGACTATAAATAGCGACTATAGTTCATTGGAGAGGAACAAAGGACGGGACTCACTTGCAGAAGATGTGGTTGCAGGTGATGGACACAGCCGAACTCAGCAGGCTCAAGCTGCCAGGACCAAGAAACATTTCAGCAAATACGCAGCAAATCGCAAGTCTCAAGATTTACCATTGGCGAATAGCAGGAACGTAAGAAAAGGCCTCGACAAAGATCACGAGCAATCAGATACAGAAACAAAATAATACGGATGCAAGAAAGAAAAGGGAGGGCTggcggagcagcgcggcggcggcggccgcgtacCAGATGGGGCACTTGAGCTCCCGGCCCATCTTCTCGAGGCTCCCCACGTCCGCCATCACGGTCCTTTGATCCCGCCTCCGGATCCTCGGCGACTCTTGCGCTTCCTTGCGGCGATTCCTGATCTCGGTTCTGGGCTTCTGACGCTCTGGCCCTCTGGGAGAGGGGATTTCAGGGGGCATGGTATTTATGGTGGCGGGAGATTTCCCTCCAAATTTTCGTTCAATTTTGGTGCTCCTTCTTTCGCAAGCTGGCGGGGATCGTGGCGACTTCTCGCGGGCGCCTTCCAGAGCAATCCAACGGCAGCCGGGTCGGAGTGGGCCACTGGGCCGGGCCCCCACCACTtctttagagcaactccaacccaCTTTCTACTTTTGGCCCCCTATTCCATCCATATCAGAGTCTCTCATtctagttttggaattttgaattttgaattttgcgtCTAACTTTGTGCTAGGAAACAAATGTCAACTgtggtttctcaaaaaaaaaacaactctGTGTCCCTGAAGTAGATTCTTCGACGACTTCAAAACctctggccttgtttggttcatCTAGAGTTCCTAGCGCGCacgttttttgaaaaaaaatctcgcatgtatggagtattaagataggtataacttttcgcgacgaatctaatgacagtaattaatcgatgattggctacagtgatactatagtaaccatcctctaatcacgcggtcaaagacttcattagattcttcagggttcctagcataggggttctgaagttggttttacaaattggttttgtttgacaccgtaattaacggTTAAAGTGTTACTATTTTTTAGAATGccacaaaccaaacaaggcctctGTGTCCTGTTCATGCGATTATCGTCTACGCCTTCCGCCCTACAGGGGCGTCCGGCCAAACCGATGGCCCAATACGAAATGTTGGGATAGGTCCATAGTAATTTGATAAAATTAAACAAACAATAATTTTATTTGGCTCGATGTTTTGGTGTTGTACAGACACACGGTGAGGATGGAGGTCGGAGGGTCGAAACCCTGACCCTAAATCTAAGGCGCTGGCTGCGGCAGCCACCGCGCGGCAGCGACGTCTAACGGCATTTAGGCTGACATAGCTGTCTAGAAGTGACCATGGCCTGTGGGTGTCTCACGACTCACATCTGGCAACTAGCATCGGGAAGTCGACACCAAGATGGTGACCGTCGGGCGCGAGTCCGCTCCGCCTCCGTGAGGCACGAGTGTCAGTGCGCGACAGGAGATGAAGCAGCGTCAGTCTTGCCTTCGGTGTCGATGATCGAGTCGagcaccgccgcggccgccaagtGGAAGGCTGGGCATCGGACTATCAACGATGTGTGACTTCTGGGTGCAATTTGGACCTCGTTTTGCTAAAAATTGGGCTGCAAAATAACAAAATTAAAGCCTCCTATATTACGATACATAAGGGGTGGGCAATCGGTCAGACCGAACCGATCGCTTCGGTTCATCGGTCTTTTTCAAAGTTCGGTCTTCAGAAACCAAAGACCGATCGGTCTTTTCTAAAACATAGGACCGAGACATTTCAGTCTCGGTTAGTTCGGTTCGGTGTCGGTCATGACCGCCGGCTACTGCAGGAACCAATAAAAAAAGACGTGATAGTAGAATTAATTAGAAATTTTGACAACATTTTGCCTCTTTCCAAAGCACAAATCACAAACAGTACATAATAGATGAAAAGACCAACATAGAATTACAGTTGTTTATATATCTACGGTATATCTAGGGTTAATACTACTATTGGACTGGGTTGTTTTTGGGTCACGTAATGGACCTTATACATAGTTCGGTCAGTTCGGTTAACCGAGCCCAAAGACCGAACTAACCTTAGAAAGTTCCCTTACCTGGAGGCCAAGACCGAACTGCTAACCGAACATTTCGGCCTCGGTCCCGGTCTTTTCGGTTCGATCTTCGGTCCTCGATTAATTATGCCCAGTCCTATACATAAGGTATACTTTATATTTTGGGAGTCCTTCAAATTTGGGGCTCTGTGCAGTCGCACAGCTCTGCACGTCCCACCTATGCGCCCTAGAAAACAATGCAACTCTCGTTCTCGAAAAGTCAAACAATTTCAATTTTAATTAAATCTATACAAAATAgtattaatatttatattataAAATAAGTATAATTAGATTaattatataatatatttttatactagatttatttaaaaatataaatattagtaatttttatataaatttaattaaatttaaacTTATTTTGACTCCGAGTTGTTTTTTTAGGACAAAAGGAGTAACTTGTAACGTGCACGTGATGAGCCCACAGTCATTATATACAAAAAgactgaaaaaaataaaaagaaagataATACTAGATGTAAATGTAAAGGAAAAAAGTTtaggaaggaaaagaaggaaGTAACTATTATCTGGGCACATCACATATGGACTCCAACTAGATAACCAGTTAATGTGAGAAGGTAGTCGATGTTAGGAAGAGATACTTCACGTGAAAAAAatgaacagaaaaaaaaacagctgtAGGACCCACGCATATGTAAGGTCAGTCGTGAATCAGTGATTGTGCGCAGTCCAAATCGATCGCTGGGAAGCTTGCTAGAGCTCGCTTGCTGGATTCGATTCTGTTGCTAATTAGCGAGCGCGCCACAATCATTTCCTTTTCAGTTCCCGATGTCATTCCCTTTCAAGCCTCCCCTCGCTCATCATTTCCTTTCCGCGCTTCCGTGCACACATGATCTGCCAATCTCCCCTGGCTCTTCTAATCGGCGAGCACCCGATCTCTAACACCATGTGATTATCATTTTTAAGAAATTTCTTTGTCCACCACTTTCTACTTTTAGAAAGTTATAATTTCCACATAACTATTAGAtgatattttttaatataaCTATTGGAtgataatttttcaaaataacttTCGGATAATAATTTTTAAGAATAACTATCGAATGATAATTTTTTTGAGAACATATCAGATACAAATCAACCTATCAGTGCAAATCGTACAAACTCCAATCTCGGCCACCGGATCAACACTGAaaaaatgaaaaggaaaaaaaagtcgTAGGACCCACGCATATGTAAGGTCAGTAGTGAATCAGTGATTGCGCGTAGTCCAAACCGATCCCTGGGAAGGTTGCTAGAGCTCGCTTGCTGGATTGGATTCCGTTGCTAATTAGCGCGCGCCAGGAAACAAAGCAACAAGCGATTTCCGACAGGTCCGTACTTTCCTTTTCAGTTCCCGATGTCATTCCCTTTCAAACTACTCCTCTCGCCCATTTCCTTTCAAACCAACACGTGATCTGCCAATCTCCCCCCTGCTCTGCTAATTGGCGGTCACCTGATCTCTGACACCATgtgattttcattttttttaaattctttCTCCACCACTTTCTATGTTTAGAAAGTTATAACTTCTTCCACATAACTATTAAACAATATTTTTTCATTATAACTATCGAATGATAATTTGTCAGCATAAATGTCAGATGATAATTTTTAGCATAACTATCGGATGATAATTTTTCAGCATAACCGTCGGATGATAATTTTTTAGCACATATTTTATGATATATGTAACTTTTTACCTAATAATTTCCAAACAACTTTTATAGGCTAATTTTTTTAACACAACTTTCATGACGTGTACAATTTTTATGCATAACTTTTTAAGTTTGCTTACTAACGGATAATTTTGAACAAAATTTTTATGTGAATGTCATAAGAAAAACTTCTCATACAACATTAATGTATAAGTTCGCCATACAGTTTAAAAACATACAACTTCTCAAGAtaatttttggtatattttatATGAAATATTTGTCAAATGAACATCTccaaaatagaaatagaagtaAACAAAAATactgaaaaaataaaaagaaagagaaTACTAGATGTAAATGTAAGGAAAAAAGTTtaggaaggaaaagaaggaaGTAATTAATATCTGGGCACATCACATATGGACTCCAACTAGACAACTGGTTAGGCCAGTCTCGGTGGAAGTTTCATAGGCACAGCTACATAGACTGAAAAGTATGTAACTatgccagatgagtttcatggtgataaAACTCTTCTCACATTTCATGGAACTCCAACCTTCTCTCTACTTCCTATGTAATCAAATTAATGATAATTAATGCTATGAACTCTTCATGAAACTCCCATTCAGACTGATCTAATGTGAGAAGGTAGTTGTATGTTAGGAAGAGATACTTCACgtgaaaaaatgaaaagaaaaaaaaaacagctgtAGGACCCACGCATATGGTAGGTCAATAATGAATCAGTGATTGCGCGCAGTCCAAATCGATCGCTGGGAAGCTTGCTAGAGCTCGCTTCCTGGATTGGATTCCGCTGAGCCAACGGTGTTGGTAAGAGGAGTGATCACAAAACTGACACGTCAAGCCAATTCGGGGCGTAGAATTCGGCCGTCCCAAAATCGCCGACTCTCGCAGTTAGCAATTAGCATTCGTGGGCTCGGTTAAGATCCTGTTtagttttcaattttttttctacacTAAggtttgactactaattataattaaaaatattaaatgtggataactaaTAAAATTCATTCTATAATTTCCTGATGGagtcgcgagacgaatctaatgaacctaattatgcaatgattagacagTATTGTGCTacaataaataatatttaatgatagattaattaggttcaatagattcgtctcgcgatttcccaTCCATcagtgtaattagttttaaaattaatctatatttaatatttctaattagtATTGTAAAAGATGTAAAAAAATTtgcccaaaattttttgaaaactaaacacgccctaagTTTGGCTTCCAACCAAACTTCTGCCAAAGAATCGAGGTAGCAtcaaattttactattttagcTCGGCAAGAAAGGGACCCGAACAAAAGTGCCCCTTAAAATACCCCCGCGGCCCTCTCCCCCTACGCACCGTGAACACCGTGGAAGGCACTCGATCTGGCTAACGAGCTCAGGGACTGGCCAACAAGAGTACTCCACACCAGAGCTCACACCGCGGGCTCCTGCCATGGCCATTCTGAACCACAGCGACACCACCGCAGCGAGCGGGAccagcccggccgccgccaccgttaaCGTTGCCCCTGCCATGCATTCGCTTGTTCAGCCGGTGCTGGACGCCGACGAGTTCCGCAGGCAGGGGCGCTTGGTCGTCGACTTCATCGCGGACTACTACGCGCGCATCGACGAGTACCCCGTGCGCCCAGCCGTCTCTCCGGGGTTCCTGGCGCGGCAGCTCCCCGAGACGGCGCCTCTGCGGCCAGAGCCCGGCGgcgacgcgctcgccgcggcgctCCGCGACGTCCGCGACCTCATCCTGCCCGGCGTCACGCACTGGCAGAGCCCCCGCCACTTCGCGCACTTCGCGGCCACGGCCAGCAATGTGGGTGCCCTCGGCGAGGCCCTCGCCGCGGGGCTCAACATCAACCCCTTCACGTGGgcagcctcgccggcggccaccgagCTAGAGGTCGTCGTCACCGACTGGCTCGGCAAGGCGCTCCACCTCCCGGAGAGGCTGCTGTTCTCAGGAGGCGGCGGGGGCACGCTGCTGGGCACGTCCTGCGAGGCCATGCTCTGCACCCTCGTCGCCGCGAGAGACGGGAAGCTCGCCGAGATCGGCGAGGCGCGGATAGGGGACCTCGTCGTCTACTGCTCAGACCAGACCCACTTCTCCTTCCAGAAGGCCGCGCGCATTGCCGGCATCCGCCGGGGGAACTACCGCGAGATTGCAACGTCCAGGGAGAGCGGCTTCACTCTCTCGCCCAtggcgctccgcgccgccgtgcgtgcGGACGAGGCGGCGGGCAGGGTCCCGCTGTTCCTGTGCGCCACGGTGGGCACCACCCCGACGGCGGCGGTCGACCCTCTCCGCGAGCtgtgcgccgccgtggccgggcGCGGCGTGTGGGTGCACGTGGACGCGGCGGCCCGAGGCGCTGACGGCCGCGCTTGGCACCGACCACGACGTGATCCTCAAGGACCCGTCGtcggagcggggcggcggcgtggtggactacaaggactGGCAGGTCGCGCTGAGCCGCCGGTTCCGCGCGCTCAAGCTCTGGCTCGTGCTCCGGTGCCACGGCGTCGAGGGCCTGCGCGGCTTCGTGCGCGCCCACGTGCGCATGGCCGCCACGTTCGAGGCCATGGTGCGCGCCGACGCGCGGTTCGAGGTGCCCGTGCCGAGGCAGTTCGCGCTGGTGTGCTTCcggctgcgcgccgccgccgccgccgccgccgtcggggagAAGCGCGGCCGTGACCACCGTGACGACGCGGCGGAGCCCAACGAGCTCAACAGGAGGCTCCTCGAGGCGGTGAACGCGTCGGGGCGGGCGTACATGAGCTCCGCCGTGGTCGGCGGCATCTACGTGCTGCGCTGCGCCATCGGCAACTCGCTCACCGAGGAGCGGCACGTCCGGGAGGCGTGGCGCGTGGTGCAGGAGCAAGCCACCGTTGTCTTGGCTGCCGCGACGTGCACGGAGGAACGTGCGGTGCGCAGTGCCCGTTACGCCGATGCTCCGGCTGCTGTTCCTCCTGTGCAGAATGAGGTTTACCCCATTCGGTCTTGAGCAGTTAGGGCCGACTTGGCGATTCTTGCCATTGTGGCTTGCAAGATGCAAGGCTCTCGTTTGGAAGTTATTAATTGTTTATTTTGAAGTGTCGAAGTTAATTGTTTATGATGCCATAGTTGGTTCGCAGATGGTAAGTAAATGG containing:
- the LOC120664967 gene encoding protein BREAST CANCER SUSCEPTIBILITY 1 homolog gives rise to the protein MADVGSLEKMGRELKCPICLSLLSSAVSITCNHIFCNGCLTESMKSSSSCPVCKVPFRRREIRPAPHMDNLVAVFKSMEAAAGTSVVSTQLAPAPKVADGSQCCGNSGSKAKRSRKKKVASKKENNTSKATAASASCPTTKPSISTNKRIHVTPFPESETPTRPKKIMKPEEQKTKLNGDAEEDKNKTLNSDRPESPSLSPFFWLRGEEEEEGGTAGTSSEPLSLETPLRHNAPTFSDLIDSDEETPNNATPNSKAEVSEIFDSEMFEWSQRPCSPELRSTPLKKQGKSKNVLDQITETDDVDDMNLGCSFDKLDHESNANAARPDNSKEIKNRKLARARTNKNSKLPNCVKLFTKRSDAANQDTDMPVTIDAKRCKKNSSKKERNTSSGGNKVSGNSSRFLCSSDKSAETSSPQDDGLEVEAPEDQPSERSSKIDKNSRRKLEITGDSAVKIAEKTSEQRSKRLRRISDGVVADKTRVFSEAENETEPLQLLSLIKGRSQHKSLDGRSKQSAESNIGPHTPSILPGRCLFNETIRTVPSVKNGSAKAIEQTGYSGTIRSCTARSAVLKKCEDKVPKISCAFCQSDDITEVSGEMVHYHNGKQVCTEFCGGASVIHSHKNCLEWAPDVYFKDDSVFNLATELARSRRIKCACCGIKGAALGCFEMSCRKSFHFTCAKLIPECRWDNENFVMLCPLHQSSKLPIETELKKMSQRRQSPKGPSQARPCQDSGNKWTWPSGSPQKWVLCCSALSAAEKGIVSEFAKIAGVPISTSWNPSVTHVIAKTDLSGACKRTLKFLMAILNGKWVLSIDWVKTCMERMEPVDEVRFEVTTDVHGVREGPKLGRQRVINKQPKLFDGIQLYLHGDYTKSYRGYLQDLVVAAGGNVLQRKPVSRDQQKLVDNSSLILIVYSVENQDRVKPKSKDDVDTGCNQADAQALACASGGRVVSSAWIIDSIAACNLQPL